A region from the Desulfovibrio sp. genome encodes:
- a CDS encoding LemA family protein gives MSTGILIAIGAAVIMFAVIVALYNALVRGKNMVDEAWSSIDVQLKRRHDLVPNLVSAVRQYASHEKNLFEEVSAARARSLSAQGDVAAQAKAENLLSGALGKLFAIAEAYPELKASENYRQLQQSLATLEDEIQMARRYYNGAAREQNDRVRQFPGNLVAGFFHFAPVAYFELDSPAERAVPDVGAQ, from the coding sequence ATGAGCACCGGCATCTTGATCGCCATAGGGGCCGCTGTGATTATGTTTGCGGTCATTGTAGCCCTTTACAATGCCCTGGTGCGCGGCAAAAACATGGTGGACGAAGCCTGGAGCAGTATTGATGTGCAGCTCAAACGGCGGCACGATCTGGTGCCCAATCTGGTCAGCGCCGTCAGGCAGTATGCCAGCCACGAAAAGAACCTGTTTGAAGAAGTAAGCGCGGCGCGTGCCCGCAGCCTCTCCGCGCAGGGTGATGTTGCGGCCCAGGCCAAGGCGGAGAATCTGCTTTCCGGCGCGCTTGGCAAACTCTTTGCCATTGCGGAGGCCTACCCGGAGCTTAAGGCCAGCGAAAACTATCGCCAGTTGCAGCAAAGTCTCGCCACGCTGGAGGACGAAATCCAGATGGCCCGCCGCTACTACAACGGCGCAGCAAGGGAGCAGAACGACCGAGTCCGCCAGTTCCCCGGCAATCTGGTTGCCGGATTTTTCCACTTTGCCCCTGTGGCGTATTTTGAACTTGATTCACCAGCAGAACGGGCAGTTCCTGATGTTGGTGCACAATAA
- the fabG gene encoding 3-oxoacyl-ACP reductase FabG, giving the protein MQTSPIALVTGASKGIGKAIALGLAADGFDIWLNYRNDHDAAEAVRDAIEALGRQCVLLPFDVADKDAVEAALDPLLAEETPFALINNAGFARDTVFGLMSEEQWDSVIGVHLNGFFHVSRKVVPRMQRARTGRVVNIVSTSGQAGMAGQVNYSAAKAGLIGATRALARELGRRNVLVNAVAPGFISTEMTAGLPVDEYMKGVPLGRPGLPEEVAGCVRFLCSNLSSYVTGQVLSVNGGLYM; this is encoded by the coding sequence ATGCAAACTTCGCCCATAGCTCTGGTAACGGGCGCTAGCAAGGGAATTGGCAAGGCCATTGCCCTTGGCTTGGCCGCCGATGGTTTTGATATCTGGCTGAACTACCGCAACGACCACGATGCCGCAGAAGCCGTGCGCGATGCCATTGAGGCTCTGGGCCGTCAATGTGTTTTGCTGCCCTTTGACGTGGCGGACAAAGATGCGGTGGAAGCCGCCCTTGATCCACTGCTGGCGGAGGAAACGCCCTTTGCCTTGATCAACAACGCGGGCTTTGCCCGCGATACCGTCTTTGGCCTTATGTCCGAAGAGCAGTGGGATTCTGTCATCGGCGTGCATCTCAACGGGTTTTTTCATGTTTCGCGCAAGGTTGTGCCACGTATGCAGCGGGCGCGCACCGGGCGTGTTGTAAATATCGTTTCCACATCCGGGCAGGCAGGCATGGCCGGGCAGGTGAACTACTCCGCAGCCAAGGCTGGTCTTATCGGCGCAACACGCGCCCTTGCCCGCGAGCTTGGGCGGCGCAATGTGCTCGTTAATGCCGTGGCCCCTGGTTTTATCAGCACCGAAATGACGGCCGGGCTGCCTGTGGATGAATATATGAAAGGCGTGCCCCTTGGCAGACCGGGTTTGCCGGAAGAAGTGGCGGGCTGCGTGCGGTTTTTGTGTTCCAACTTATCGTCCTACGTTACCGGGCAGGTGCTGTCTGTTAACGGCGGACTGTACATGTGA